A genomic region of Caulobacter sp. NIBR2454 contains the following coding sequences:
- the hppD gene encoding 4-hydroxyphenylpyruvate dioxygenase, which yields MSTITQDNPLGLDGFEFVEFTSPDPAAMKALIEQLGFVPFSKHPTKDLVRYKQGRINLLVNQEASGQVADFRADHGPSASGMAFRVADAKTAFETAIARGAKAADAARGALGEDSYVLEGIGGSYLYLIDRYGDKGSIYDAWEQVPGAVEAEAANNVGLDLLDHLTHNVRRGQMRTWSTFYNQIFGFEEQKYFDIKGQATGLFSQAMIAPDKAIRIPLNESQDDKSQIEEFIREYNGEGIQHLALTTANIYDTVERLRARGVKLQDTIETYYELVDKRVPGHGEDLERLRKNRILIDGAVGEEGLLLQIFTENLFGPIFFEIIQRKGNEGFGNGNFQALFESIELDQIRRGVIKVDA from the coding sequence ATGAGCACGATCACCCAGGACAATCCTCTCGGCCTGGACGGCTTCGAGTTCGTCGAGTTCACCAGCCCTGATCCGGCGGCCATGAAGGCTCTGATCGAACAGCTTGGTTTCGTTCCGTTTTCCAAGCACCCGACCAAGGATCTGGTTCGCTATAAGCAAGGGCGGATCAATCTTCTGGTGAACCAGGAGGCGTCCGGTCAGGTCGCTGATTTCCGTGCAGATCACGGCCCGTCGGCCAGTGGCATGGCCTTCCGTGTCGCCGACGCAAAGACCGCCTTCGAGACCGCGATAGCGCGTGGAGCCAAGGCGGCCGACGCGGCGCGCGGCGCGTTGGGCGAAGACAGCTATGTGCTGGAAGGCATCGGCGGCTCGTATCTCTACCTCATCGACCGCTATGGCGACAAAGGCTCGATCTATGACGCCTGGGAACAGGTCCCGGGCGCTGTCGAGGCCGAAGCCGCCAACAACGTCGGCCTCGATCTGCTCGACCACCTGACCCACAATGTGCGCCGGGGCCAGATGCGAACCTGGTCGACCTTCTACAATCAGATTTTCGGCTTCGAAGAGCAGAAGTACTTCGACATCAAGGGTCAGGCGACCGGCCTGTTCAGCCAGGCGATGATCGCCCCCGACAAGGCGATCCGCATTCCGCTGAACGAGAGCCAGGACGACAAGTCCCAGATCGAAGAGTTCATTCGCGAATACAACGGCGAGGGCATCCAGCACCTGGCCCTGACCACGGCGAATATCTACGACACGGTCGAACGTCTGCGCGCCCGCGGCGTGAAGCTTCAGGATACCATCGAGACCTACTACGAACTGGTCGACAAGCGCGTGCCTGGCCACGGCGAGGACCTGGAACGCCTGCGCAAGAACCGCATCCTCATCGATGGCGCGGTGGGTGAGGAAGGCCTGCTGCTGCAGATCTTCACCGAAAACCTGTTCGGCCCGATCTTCTTCGAGATCATCCAGCGCAAGGGGAACGAAGGCTTTGGCAACGGCAACTTCCAGGCCTTGTTTGAGTCGATCGAGCTCGATCAAATCCGCCGCGGCGTGATCAAGGTGGACGCCTGA
- a CDS encoding Rieske (2Fe-2S) protein, with protein sequence MTDGTAFRRLHATPAGVRLGPLELVADGKACNLVLEIGDGRFHGFLVRRGGAVFGYVDRCPHAGLPLAQKLDDYLTPQGDLIACSWHGALFDIDSGACIGGPCVGQKLTPWPVEVEDGIIRTK encoded by the coding sequence TTGACCGACGGGACCGCGTTCCGCCGCCTGCACGCGACTCCAGCCGGCGTGCGGCTCGGGCCGCTCGAACTGGTCGCTGACGGCAAGGCGTGCAATCTGGTGTTGGAAATCGGTGACGGCCGCTTCCACGGCTTCCTGGTTCGGCGGGGCGGGGCGGTGTTCGGCTATGTCGACCGTTGCCCGCACGCGGGACTTCCGCTGGCCCAGAAGCTGGATGACTATCTGACGCCTCAGGGCGACCTGATCGCCTGCAGTTGGCATGGGGCGTTGTTTGACATCGACAGCGGCGCCTGTATCGGCGGACCGTGCGTCGGACAGAAGCTGACGCCGTGGCCAGTCGAGGTCGAGGACGGGATCATTCGAACCAAATGA
- the hmgA gene encoding homogentisate 1,2-dioxygenase, translating to MNDRRNEAPQAYGSGFGNSFAFEAVAGALPVGRNSPQKTPFGLYAEQLSGSAFTAPRHENKRSWLYRLRPTASHSPYKPYDGGKLLRSGPFDEVPPSPNRMRWDPLEMPTEPTDFVDGLVSYGGNGDVATGQGIGIHLYAANRSMRDRVFSNADGELLIVPQQGVLLLATELGRLSVAPGEIAVVPRGLRFRVELNDAEARGYVCENYGAPFRLPELGPIGSNGLANSRDFLTPSAWFEDVDAPCEVVQKFQGGLWVTTLDHSPLDVVAWHGNLAPYKYDLSLFNTIGTVSYDHPDPSIFTVLTSPSEIAGTANCDFVIFPPRWMVAEDTFRPPWFHRNVMSEFMGLIHGAYDAKAGGFAPGGASLHNCMSGHGPDRESWEKATVAELRPHKIENTMAFMFESRWVIRPTRFAMETPLMQLDYDDCWNGFTKGKPGV from the coding sequence ATGAACGACAGGCGTAACGAAGCGCCGCAGGCGTATGGATCGGGCTTTGGCAACAGCTTCGCTTTCGAGGCTGTGGCTGGCGCTTTGCCGGTTGGTCGCAACTCGCCGCAGAAGACGCCGTTCGGCCTTTATGCCGAGCAGCTGTCGGGCAGCGCCTTTACCGCTCCGCGTCATGAGAACAAGCGGTCTTGGCTTTATCGACTGCGCCCAACCGCCAGCCATTCGCCGTACAAGCCTTACGACGGTGGAAAACTGTTGCGTTCGGGTCCATTCGATGAGGTCCCGCCCAGCCCCAATCGGATGCGTTGGGATCCACTTGAGATGCCTACGGAGCCGACCGACTTCGTCGATGGTCTCGTCTCCTACGGCGGCAATGGCGACGTGGCGACGGGGCAGGGGATCGGCATTCACCTGTACGCTGCCAATCGCTCCATGCGCGATCGCGTGTTCTCTAACGCGGACGGCGAACTGCTGATCGTCCCTCAGCAGGGTGTGCTGTTGCTTGCGACCGAACTTGGTCGTCTATCCGTGGCGCCGGGCGAGATCGCCGTCGTGCCTCGCGGCCTCCGGTTTCGGGTGGAACTGAATGACGCCGAGGCGCGCGGCTATGTCTGCGAAAACTATGGCGCGCCTTTCCGCCTGCCGGAACTGGGACCGATTGGCTCCAACGGCTTGGCGAACTCGCGCGACTTCCTGACGCCGAGCGCCTGGTTCGAGGATGTCGATGCACCCTGCGAGGTGGTGCAGAAATTCCAGGGCGGCCTGTGGGTCACGACGCTGGATCACTCGCCCCTGGACGTGGTCGCCTGGCACGGCAATCTCGCGCCCTACAAGTACGACCTGTCGCTGTTCAACACGATCGGGACGGTCAGCTATGATCACCCCGATCCTTCGATCTTCACCGTCCTGACATCGCCATCTGAGATCGCCGGCACCGCCAACTGCGACTTCGTGATCTTTCCGCCGCGCTGGATGGTCGCGGAGGACACGTTCCGTCCGCCGTGGTTCCACCGCAATGTGATGAGCGAGTTCATGGGTCTGATCCACGGCGCGTATGACGCCAAGGCCGGCGGCTTCGCCCCGGGCGGCGCGTCCCTCCACAACTGCATGAGCGGCCACGGCCCCGACCGCGAAAGCTGGGAGAAGGCGACAGTCGCCGAACTGCGGCCGCACAAGATCGAAAACACAATGGCCTTCATGTTCGAAAGTCGCTGGGTGATCCGACCAACGCGGTTCGCGATGGAGACTCCATTGATGCAACTCGACTATGACGACTGCTGGAATGGCTTCACCAAGGGAAAGCCGGGCGTTTGA
- a CDS encoding PQQ-dependent sugar dehydrogenase, which yields MISRLVAGAAIAPIALVLAACSGPALPTQDTYGPNPRLPEPRKSLLPVIDIAPAKGWPEGQKPVAPAGFTVTAFAADLAHPRWIHVLPNGDVLVAETNGPAKKPDGLRAWIQSKVMAKAGAKAPSANRITLLRDQDGDGTPEVRSAFLEGLNSPFGMALIGDSFYVANTDAVVRFPYQAGQLQITAAPQKVADLPAGPINHHWTKSLIASRDGSKLYATVGSNSNVAENGMENEERRAAILEIDPATGASRVFASGLRNPNGMGWQPQSGALWTAVNERDEIGNDLVPDYMTSVKDGGFYGWPYSYYGQTVDARVKPPRPDLVASAIKPDFALGAHTASLGLTFYEGATFPARYTAGAFVGQHGSWNRKPPSGYKVAFVPFANGMPSGAAEDFLTGFLSPKGDAWGRPVGVAVDGRGALLVADDVGNIIWRVTPVAP from the coding sequence ATGATAAGCAGACTTGTCGCTGGGGCAGCCATTGCTCCAATCGCACTCGTGCTTGCGGCGTGTAGCGGGCCGGCCCTGCCGACGCAGGACACCTATGGCCCCAACCCGCGTCTGCCCGAACCCAGGAAATCGCTGCTGCCGGTGATCGACATCGCGCCGGCGAAAGGCTGGCCGGAGGGTCAGAAGCCGGTCGCTCCAGCAGGCTTCACCGTCACCGCTTTCGCCGCTGATCTGGCGCACCCGCGATGGATCCATGTGCTGCCGAACGGCGACGTGCTGGTGGCGGAGACCAATGGTCCGGCCAAGAAGCCTGACGGACTGCGCGCATGGATACAGTCGAAGGTGATGGCCAAGGCCGGCGCCAAGGCGCCGAGCGCCAACCGGATCACCCTGCTGCGAGACCAGGACGGCGACGGAACGCCGGAAGTGCGAAGCGCCTTCCTGGAAGGACTCAACTCGCCGTTTGGCATGGCTCTGATCGGCGACAGCTTCTATGTGGCCAACACCGACGCCGTCGTCCGCTTCCCGTATCAGGCAGGGCAGCTACAGATCACAGCCGCGCCGCAAAAGGTCGCCGACCTGCCTGCTGGGCCGATCAATCACCACTGGACCAAAAGTCTGATCGCGAGCCGCGACGGCTCCAAGCTCTACGCGACCGTGGGCTCCAACAGCAATGTCGCTGAGAACGGGATGGAGAACGAGGAGCGCCGCGCCGCAATCCTGGAGATCGATCCCGCCACCGGCGCGAGCCGTGTCTTCGCCTCCGGACTGCGCAACCCCAATGGGATGGGCTGGCAACCGCAGAGCGGCGCGCTGTGGACCGCCGTCAACGAGCGGGACGAGATCGGAAACGATCTGGTGCCTGACTACATGACATCGGTGAAGGATGGCGGCTTCTATGGTTGGCCGTACAGCTACTACGGCCAGACGGTCGATGCGCGGGTGAAGCCGCCAAGGCCGGACCTTGTCGCTAGTGCGATCAAGCCCGACTTCGCTCTCGGCGCCCACACCGCGTCGCTGGGCCTGACCTTCTATGAAGGCGCGACATTCCCCGCCCGCTACACCGCCGGAGCGTTCGTAGGCCAACACGGCTCGTGGAACCGCAAGCCCCCCAGCGGCTACAAGGTAGCTTTCGTGCCCTTCGCCAATGGCATGCCGTCCGGCGCCGCCGAAGACTTCCTGACCGGCTTTCTCAGCCCCAAAGGCGACGCCTGGGGCCGGCCGGTGGGTGTGGCGGTCGATGGTCGCGGCGCACTTCTGGTGGCCGACGATGTCGGCAACATCATCTGGCGGGTGACTCCGGTCGCTCCCTAG
- a CDS encoding amino acid aminotransferase, with protein MLDLNTGPAALFDRLRPQAPDALLSLISLYRNDPRPQKIDLGVGVYKDEAGVTPVLRAVKAAERVLLETQASKSYLGPEGDMGFVDALKPIVFGGSADGEALFGVQTPGGTGALRLACELINAARPGARIWLGTPSWPNHAPIFAAAGLTTATYPWFDPATQSVRFDEMLAALNKAQAGDIVILHGCCHNPTGADLTLDQWKTVAHVVAARGLLPLIDLAYQGLGEGLEADAAGARLVIDAVDDALVAYSCDKNFGLYRERTGALFAVNRNPDRADLVRSNILALARANWSMPPDHGAAVARIVLENADLNADWRAELEEMRLRIASVRMALADADPRLDGLRRQHGMFSLLPVSPAQVSHLRSAYAVYMAGSGRINLAGLTAATVPVFAQAFAACLEGEFA; from the coding sequence ATGCTTGACCTGAACACCGGCCCCGCAGCCCTGTTCGATCGCCTGCGCCCGCAAGCGCCGGATGCGCTGCTGTCGCTGATCTCGCTGTATCGCAATGATCCGCGTCCGCAAAAGATCGACCTGGGCGTTGGCGTTTACAAGGACGAGGCTGGCGTCACCCCGGTCCTGCGCGCCGTCAAGGCGGCCGAACGCGTCCTGCTGGAGACCCAGGCCTCCAAATCCTATCTCGGCCCTGAGGGCGATATGGGTTTTGTGGACGCTCTGAAGCCGATTGTTTTCGGCGGTTCAGCCGATGGGGAAGCTCTGTTTGGCGTCCAGACCCCCGGCGGCACCGGCGCTTTGCGGCTGGCTTGTGAGCTGATCAACGCCGCACGTCCGGGCGCGCGCATTTGGCTGGGCACGCCCAGCTGGCCGAACCACGCACCGATCTTCGCGGCCGCGGGTCTGACCACGGCGACCTATCCCTGGTTCGACCCGGCGACCCAGAGTGTCCGCTTCGACGAGATGCTGGCCGCGCTGAACAAGGCGCAGGCCGGCGACATCGTGATTCTACACGGGTGCTGCCATAACCCCACCGGCGCGGATCTGACGCTGGACCAATGGAAAACGGTGGCCCACGTGGTCGCCGCGCGCGGACTGCTGCCGCTGATTGACTTGGCTTACCAGGGTCTGGGCGAGGGGCTGGAAGCCGATGCTGCTGGCGCGCGCCTAGTGATCGACGCGGTGGACGATGCCCTCGTCGCCTATTCCTGCGATAAGAACTTTGGTCTTTATCGCGAGCGCACGGGCGCGTTGTTCGCCGTAAACCGCAACCCTGATCGCGCTGATCTAGTGCGGTCCAACATTTTGGCGCTGGCCCGCGCCAACTGGTCGATGCCGCCCGATCACGGCGCCGCCGTCGCTCGCATCGTACTGGAAAACGCGGACCTAAACGCCGACTGGCGCGCCGAACTTGAGGAGATGCGCCTGCGTATCGCTTCGGTCCGCATGGCGCTGGCGGACGCTGATCCGCGCCTGGATGGCCTGCGCCGCCAGCACGGGATGTTCTCCTTGCTGCCGGTCAGCCCAGCACAGGTCTCGCACCTGCGTAGCGCCTACGCCGTCTATATGGCCGGTTCCGGCCGCATCAATTTGGCGGGCCTCACCGCCGCCACCGTTCCGGTTTTCGCGCAGGCTTTCGCCGCCTGCCTCGAAGGAGAATTCGCATGA
- a CDS encoding SDR family NAD(P)-dependent oxidoreductase: MARKVIVTGARGGLGRAVTEAFLAAGYKVAVPVRGAADAVAPFSGEVAVIEGVDLGDPAAAQSAFDRAKAALGGIDVVVNVAGGFTFEMISDGSPESWREMFAINLETCANLSRAAATGLSDGGAIINVGSAAAVVAGAGMGPYAASKAAVARLTESLAAELKGRVRVNAVLPAIMDTPRNRADMPAADPATWTAPAAVADAILFLASPQARAINGALVPVTNPAVD, encoded by the coding sequence ATGGCGCGGAAGGTTATCGTGACGGGTGCGCGCGGCGGGCTGGGCAGGGCGGTGACGGAGGCGTTCCTGGCCGCAGGATATAAGGTCGCGGTTCCCGTGAGGGGGGCGGCTGATGCTGTTGCGCCGTTCTCCGGCGAGGTGGCTGTGATCGAGGGCGTGGACCTTGGCGACCCGGCTGCGGCGCAGTCGGCCTTCGACCGCGCGAAAGCGGCGTTAGGCGGCATCGATGTTGTGGTCAATGTCGCCGGCGGCTTCACCTTCGAAATGATTTCAGACGGCTCTCCAGAGAGTTGGCGCGAGATGTTCGCGATCAACCTGGAAACCTGCGCCAATCTCAGTCGAGCCGCAGCGACGGGTCTGTCTGATGGCGGAGCGATCATCAATGTCGGTTCGGCGGCGGCCGTTGTGGCCGGCGCGGGCATGGGACCCTATGCGGCGTCCAAGGCGGCGGTCGCGAGACTGACAGAAAGCCTGGCTGCCGAATTGAAGGGCAGGGTGCGGGTTAACGCCGTCCTCCCCGCGATCATGGACACGCCGCGCAACCGCGCCGACATGCCAGCCGCCGATCCTGCGACCTGGACCGCGCCGGCGGCTGTGGCCGACGCGATCTTGTTCCTGGCCTCGCCCCAGGCGCGGGCTATCAATGGCGCCCTCGTGCCGGTGACCAATCCCGCAGTGGACTAG
- a CDS encoding Lrp/AsnC family transcriptional regulator has protein sequence MKRSDHLDDVDRRILRALQQDAGLSHAALADQVGASPASCWRRIKALETAGLLKQAVRLVDAEKVGRGVNVMCQLRMKSHTGDDRQKFEAFIQTRGEIMECHSMSGEWDYLMRVVVPDVSAYERFLMNDLLKHPAVATAASHFALSQVKYTTVVPV, from the coding sequence ATGAAACGTTCTGATCATCTCGATGATGTCGATCGCCGTATCCTCCGCGCCCTGCAGCAGGACGCGGGCCTCAGTCACGCCGCGCTGGCCGATCAGGTGGGCGCTTCACCCGCCTCGTGCTGGCGACGCATCAAGGCCCTTGAGACGGCGGGCCTTCTCAAGCAGGCCGTGCGACTGGTCGATGCCGAGAAGGTCGGGCGCGGCGTCAATGTCATGTGCCAGCTGCGGATGAAGTCGCACACGGGTGACGACCGCCAGAAGTTCGAAGCCTTCATCCAGACCCGCGGTGAGATCATGGAATGTCATTCCATGTCGGGGGAATGGGATTACCTGATGCGTGTCGTCGTGCCCGACGTTTCGGCCTATGAGCGGTTCTTGATGAACGATCTGCTGAAGCATCCAGCGGTCGCCACCGCAGCGTCTCACTTTGCGCTCAGCCAGGTGAAATACACGACCGTCGTACCAGTCTGA
- the phhA gene encoding phenylalanine 4-monooxygenase, with translation MSEISKPQTPPSGAAADWTIPQEWSRYTVQEHALWDQLFERQASMLRGRVTPAFLQGLDVLRLSKPGIPDFEELSERLRKLTGWSVVAVPGLVPDDVFFEHMANRRFVAGNFIRKPDQIDYLEEPDVFHDVFGHVPLLANPVFADYMQAYGEGGLRSLKFGSLDKLARLYWYTVEFGLIREAGDLHLYGAGIVSSYGESHFALDDPSPNRLGFDLQRVMRTQYRIDDYQQTYFVIDSFKDLLQQTLDTDFAPLYAELETLPDLDTETILPTDRVLHRGTQAYARQKAS, from the coding sequence ATGAGCGAGATTTCCAAACCGCAGACGCCGCCGTCAGGCGCCGCCGCTGACTGGACCATTCCCCAAGAATGGTCTCGCTACACTGTGCAAGAGCATGCCCTGTGGGATCAGCTATTTGAGCGTCAGGCCAGCATGCTGCGCGGCAGGGTCACGCCGGCGTTTCTTCAGGGTCTGGATGTTCTGCGCCTTTCCAAGCCGGGCATTCCTGACTTCGAAGAGCTTTCGGAGCGGCTGCGCAAGCTGACAGGCTGGTCGGTCGTGGCTGTGCCCGGACTCGTACCGGACGACGTGTTTTTCGAACATATGGCCAACCGTCGCTTCGTGGCGGGCAACTTCATCCGCAAACCCGACCAGATCGACTATCTGGAGGAGCCGGACGTCTTCCATGACGTCTTCGGTCACGTACCGCTGCTCGCGAACCCGGTCTTTGCTGACTACATGCAGGCCTACGGGGAGGGCGGTTTGCGTTCCCTGAAGTTCGGTTCCCTGGACAAGCTGGCCAGGCTCTATTGGTACACGGTGGAGTTTGGCCTCATCCGCGAAGCGGGTGACCTGCATCTCTATGGCGCGGGCATCGTGTCCAGCTACGGCGAGTCTCACTTCGCGCTGGATGATCCGTCGCCCAACCGCCTTGGGTTCGACCTGCAGCGGGTGATGCGGACCCAGTATCGGATCGACGACTACCAGCAGACCTACTTCGTCATCGACAGCTTCAAGGACCTGCTCCAGCAGACCCTCGATACCGATTTCGCGCCTCTCTACGCCGAACTTGAGACCCTGCCGGACCTCGACACCGAAACGATCTTGCCCACGGACCGCGTTCTGCATCGCGGCACCCAGGCCTACGCCAGACAGAAAGCCTCCTGA
- a CDS encoding dicarboxylate/amino acid:cation symporter, whose protein sequence is MTTAAPQPIKNKPLWANFGFQVLAAMLIGLAAGLLARSLGVEEGQAGHALAETLRQVGALFIQLLRALVPPLVFTAIVASIANLRELQNAAQLVWRTLLWFAITALIAVVIGISLGLILQPGLHASVTAAQAKAPTTTGSWLDFLTSLVPSNILGLQASTKLNDAAAATSLSFNVLQVVVISLVAGVAALKVGEPARPFLAFNASALAIVRKVLWWGIRLTPIGTIGLFGNAVAQYGWTTLGQLGSFSIAVYAGLGLVLFVVYPTLLLAHSLNPLKFLSGVWPAVQLGFVSRSSIGTLPVTEAMTETRLGVPRAYAAFAVPLGATTKMDGCAAIYPAVAAIFVAQFYGVHLSLSDYALIVFVSVIGSAATAGLTGAVVMLTLTLSTLGLPLEGVGLLLAIDPILDMGRTAVNVAGQALVPTIVAKEQGILDQSIYDGDRYEEGGERFGIAPAE, encoded by the coding sequence ATGACGACGGCCGCCCCCCAGCCGATCAAGAACAAGCCCTTATGGGCCAATTTCGGATTCCAGGTGCTCGCCGCCATGCTGATCGGCTTGGCGGCCGGGCTGCTGGCGCGCAGCCTCGGCGTCGAGGAAGGGCAGGCGGGCCATGCCCTTGCCGAGACCCTGCGTCAGGTCGGAGCGCTCTTCATCCAATTGCTGCGCGCCTTGGTGCCCCCGCTGGTCTTCACGGCCATTGTGGCCAGCATCGCCAATCTCCGGGAGCTTCAGAACGCCGCCCAGCTGGTCTGGCGCACGCTCCTGTGGTTCGCCATCACCGCCCTGATCGCCGTGGTGATCGGCATAAGCCTCGGCCTCATCCTGCAACCAGGTCTCCACGCTTCCGTAACGGCCGCGCAGGCAAAGGCTCCTACGACGACGGGTTCCTGGCTCGACTTCCTGACCAGCCTTGTTCCCAGCAACATCCTAGGCCTTCAGGCCTCCACCAAGCTGAATGACGCTGCCGCAGCCACCAGCCTGTCCTTCAATGTGCTGCAGGTCGTGGTCATCTCGCTGGTCGCGGGCGTCGCCGCCCTGAAGGTCGGGGAGCCGGCAAGGCCGTTCCTGGCCTTCAACGCATCGGCCCTGGCGATCGTGCGCAAGGTTCTGTGGTGGGGGATCCGCTTGACGCCTATCGGCACTATCGGGCTGTTCGGCAATGCGGTGGCCCAATATGGCTGGACGACCCTGGGTCAGCTCGGCTCCTTCAGCATCGCCGTCTATGCCGGGCTCGGTCTTGTCCTGTTCGTCGTCTATCCAACGCTTTTGCTGGCGCACAGCCTTAATCCGCTGAAGTTCCTGTCTGGTGTCTGGCCAGCGGTGCAGTTGGGCTTTGTATCGCGCTCGTCAATCGGCACTTTGCCGGTCACGGAAGCGATGACGGAGACCCGTCTGGGCGTTCCACGCGCCTACGCCGCGTTCGCCGTGCCGCTCGGAGCGACCACCAAAATGGACGGTTGCGCGGCGATCTATCCCGCCGTCGCGGCGATCTTCGTGGCGCAGTTCTACGGGGTGCATCTGTCGCTGTCGGACTATGCGCTGATCGTCTTCGTATCGGTCATCGGCTCGGCAGCCACAGCGGGGCTCACAGGGGCTGTCGTCATGCTGACCCTGACCCTTTCGACCCTGGGCTTGCCGTTGGAAGGCGTTGGTCTGCTGTTGGCGATCGACCCGATCCTCGACATGGGCCGCACCGCGGTGAATGTCGCGGGTCAGGCCCTGGTCCCGACTATCGTCGCCAAGGAGCAGGGTATTCTCGACCAGTCGATCTACGACGGCGACCGTTATGAAGAGGGCGGCGAACGGTTTGGCATCGCGCCAGCGGAATAG